A window of Peromyscus leucopus breed LL Stock unplaced genomic scaffold, UCI_PerLeu_2.1 scaffold_1228, whole genome shotgun sequence contains these coding sequences:
- the LOC114687369 gene encoding phospholipase A2-like: MKIVLLVALLTGVTTFRISPRAGWQFGSLFQCTNPLIFPFTGFTFYDCYCDFVILNNWEEDRCCQTRDNCRDQVKKLENCKFLIDDPYRNFYTYLCSGNEVTCSEENNPCEDLICNCDCQAAICFSKQNKGIQC; this comes from the exons atgaaaatCGTTCTGCTGGTTGCTCTGCTCACAG GTGTTACTACATTCCGAATCAGCCCCCGAGCTGGGTGGCAGTTTGGTAGTCTGTTCCAGTGCACCAACCCTTTGATTTTTCCCTTCACGGGGTTCACATTCTATGACTGCTACTGTGACTTTGTCATCCTGAACAACTGGGAGGAAGACAG atgcTGCCAGACTCGTGACAACTGCCGTGATCAGGTCAAGAAGCTGGAAAACTGCAAATTTCTCATAGATGACCCCTACAGAAACTTCTACACATACTTGTGTTCTGGGAATGAGGTCACCTGTAGTG AGGAAAACAACCCCTGTGAGGACTTGATCTGCAACTGTGACTGCCAGGCCGCCATCTGCTTCTCAAAGCAGAACAAAGGCATTCAGTGTTAG